From Ignavibacteriota bacterium, the proteins below share one genomic window:
- the uppP gene encoding undecaprenyl-diphosphatase UppP has translation MSIIEAIVLGTVQGLTEFLPVSSTAHLRVVPALLGWPDPGAPFTAVTQIGTLAAVLVAFRADLGRLLAAGLRETLRGKPFATRDSAMAWWIVFGTLPIAVCGLVFKDLIETTFRSLYVISASLVILSLLLVAAERVSKRARGEADLTLLDTMLIGVAQAVALIPGASRSGTTITAGLFLNMKRESAAAFSFLLSVPAVALSGVYQLYKLRETLVSEFGVALLVATVVSGVVGFLAIEFLLRYLRTHSTYVFVVYRIVLAGVLLALLSAGIVHP, from the coding sequence ATGAGCATCATCGAGGCCATAGTGCTCGGCACCGTGCAGGGCCTTACCGAATTTCTGCCCGTGAGCAGCACGGCCCACCTGCGCGTCGTGCCCGCTCTGCTCGGCTGGCCGGATCCGGGCGCGCCCTTCACCGCCGTCACACAGATCGGGACGCTCGCCGCGGTACTCGTCGCCTTCCGCGCCGATCTCGGCCGGCTGCTCGCCGCTGGTCTGCGCGAGACACTGCGCGGCAAACCCTTCGCGACGCGCGATTCCGCGATGGCATGGTGGATCGTGTTCGGCACACTTCCCATCGCCGTGTGCGGACTCGTGTTCAAGGACCTTATCGAAACCACATTCCGCTCGCTCTACGTGATCTCCGCGAGTCTGGTAATTCTGTCACTGCTCCTCGTCGCGGCCGAACGTGTCTCCAAACGCGCGCGGGGCGAGGCGGATCTGACGCTGCTCGACACGATGCTCATCGGTGTTGCGCAGGCGGTCGCGCTCATTCCAGGCGCGTCACGTTCCGGCACCACCATCACGGCGGGTCTTTTCCTCAACATGAAACGCGAGTCCGCCGCGGCGTTCTCCTTTCTCCTCAGCGTGCCCGCCGTGGCTCTCAGCGGTGTGTACCAACTCTACAAACTGCGCGAAACACTCGTCTCGGAATTCGGAGTGGCGCTGCTTGTGGCAACCGTCGTCTCGGGGGTGGTGGGTTTTCTGGCAATCGAGTTTCTGCTCCGCTATCTCCGCACACACAGCACCTACGTCTTTGTTGTGTATCGCATCG